The Fibrobacter sp. UWEL genome includes the window CTACAGGATAGAAATGTACTATGTTGGGGTCCAATCTGTCGAAATTGCCAAGGAAAGAATACGAGGCCGTGTTTTAAAAGGTGGGCACGGTATCCCGGATGCCGATGTCGAACGTCGCTTTATCGAGTCTATTGAAAATCTTCAAAAAGCCATTCAGCTTTGCGACGTAGTTGAAGTATTTGACAATACGGAAACATTTATTCGCGTTGCGCGCTTTGAATGTGGTCAATGTGTTTTGAGAACGGAAGGCGTGCCGGACTGGGTTCCGTAATTTCCGTTGAGGCTCGAATGAACAATACGACTTGTGAAACATGCCAGCGCAAGCAGGGCACGACGAATGTAGCCCTTGACGAGTTCTACCTCAAGAATCACCTCGGCAGCACGGTCGCTGTGATGGACAATGGGGCTGTAAGCACGCTTAAGGCCGCCTACGACTACCGCGCTTTTGGCGAGCAGGTAGATTTGGAACAGAAAGGTGACAAGGTCACCGAGAACTTCACGGGCAAATGTCCTCAAGGTGAGTGCAGCGAAAATACACTTGTGTATTTTCATTGCCGAGCCGCTGGACATAGCGCTTTGCGCCAGGAGAAGGATGACGAAACCGCGCTCAACTACTTCGGCGCAAGATATCTCGACCCCATGCTCGGATTGTGGATTTCAGTTGATGCAGCAAGACAGTACCAGAATCCGTATCTATATGCTGGCAATAATCCTATTATGCGTACTGATCCCGATGGGAATCAGGATGCTACAGCTTTGGGATGGAATATATTTGTTCGTGAACAGGAAGCTAATTTTAGAGGAGCTGCGTCAAAACTTGTTGATAAGAGCGAAGAATATGGTAATAAGGCCCTTGAATTTGCAAAAGATGAAGGTGTGGATATAGGTGTGGATATAGCGTTGGTTACATTGGCAGTAATCCAGCCAGAACTAGCTCCGTTATGTGCTGATGCTTTGCTTGTAAAAGGGGTGGCTCAGGGGATAATGAATGATTCTCCAGGTCAGGTGTTGACCTCTACAGTAGGTTTTTTCATTCCTGGAGTGAATTCGGTTGGAAAAGCACTTGGCATTTACGCAGTAGAAAAAATTGTCAATGAAACTGTTGTCAATCCTTTCTTAGATGAAGATTTTGAAACAAAAAATATAGATATGCAAAAGAATTACAACGATTATGCCGAGTAAAAGGACTGTAACTTATGGGGTTTGTTTTTTCACTTTTTTTCCTGATTTTATTTGTTGTTGCTGTTTGTGAAAAAAAGATATACATTCATGATCTTAACATAGATCTTCGCGAAAAACCAATGCTGTTCTTGATATACACAATTTCTTTTTTTGTATTTGCAGTCATCTTTTTTATGATAGGATTGGTGAAATTGAATATTTTATAATTTTGGTTCTTCATCAACATGTGTGGGTGGCTTCGCCACCCTTTTTTGTTGACTTTCGCCTAAATTAAACAAAAAATGGGCTATTTTCTAAAATTTAATCGC containing:
- a CDS encoding RHS repeat domain-containing protein; this translates as MNNTTCETCQRKQGTTNVALDEFYLKNHLGSTVAVMDNGAVSTLKAAYDYRAFGEQVDLEQKGDKVTENFTGKCPQGECSENTLVYFHCRAAGHSALRQEKDDETALNYFGARYLDPMLGLWISVDAARQYQNPYLYAGNNPIMRTDPDGNQDATALGWNIFVREQEANFRGAASKLVDKSEEYGNKALEFAKDEGVDIGVDIALVTLAVIQPELAPLCADALLVKGVAQGIMNDSPGQVLTSTVGFFIPGVNSVGKALGIYAVEKIVNETVVNPFLDEDFETKNIDMQKNYNDYAE